From the Musa acuminata AAA Group cultivar baxijiao chromosome BXJ3-1, Cavendish_Baxijiao_AAA, whole genome shotgun sequence genome, the window ctagatggagaagattgcaatgtcttgatcctcaatccATTTGTTGTACCGGTAAGATTGCAATTACTCACGTTCAGCCCGATTACATCTTTCTCACCAGCATTTCTGCCGAGACTACCGACGCTGATGCCATGGCCTGGGCCGCATAACACCTTAAAGATGGTCAGATTGGTGCAGCCCGGGCCGATGGAGATGCAGTCATCACCGGTGCCGATGACTGAATTGGCAACCTGGATATTGGTCGACTCGGCGATGTGAATGCCATCAGTGTTGGGGCTATCTTGAGGAGCACTGATCTTGATGGAATCAAAGATAATGTTTCTTGATTCAAAGACATGAATGTGGAAGAACTTGCTGTCGATAGAAGAAATGCTTTTGATGGTTGCGTTCGTGACGAAACTGAACACCAAGTTCTATACGGTAGCATTGTAACGATTGTCAGTGCAATTCAAAGTAAGAACGAAGTAGTGTTAATATCTGCATGGTTAGAGCAAGGAAGACATGGCTACCATACCATGGGTAAGGGTTTGCAATCATTTGTCTTTTTGCATTGGTTgtaaggccatgcagaagctccttgtccGTTGAATCTTCCACCACCTGAGATAACCAATCCATTAATGTACTGGAAATGGAGCCAATATTGATTGTAAgcttcgagatgggtggatgccagtagctgccctttcacttgcatcaccattatGCCTTTGCATGGCCCTTTGAAGATTGTTGGACCGAGCAGGTATGCTCCCTCTGGGATCACTATCGTTGCCTTCCCTTGTACCGCGCATGCCGCACTCCATGCCGTTTCAAAAGCCTACCAtgtccataattgttacaaccgtAAGTATGGAGATGTCATGAAGAAAATACAAGAAGTTTCTTATGTTTCTCCTCCGTCCCGCTAAAACTTTTTGTAATTCAAGTTCatgaagatttttaaattcataggaactacgacaaaaactattggttgtagtgaaaacctatactaaacatgaaaagCTACCTTTGTGTTATCGGTTTTGCCATCTCCTGCTGCTCCATAATCcttcacattgtaaacaccgTCAGCCATGGCTACCCTCGCACCACTTAAGATGAAgaatagcaagccaatcacaataatacttaattctaaTCCCATTATCAAAAGTCTTCTCCTCGATCGATGTGTTCTCTGAATCAGCGCTTGTGTGTGCATGTCAATAGTTTGAATTAAGAAATCATTTATAGTGAGGGCATGCAAGAGGATTCTTCCCATGTAATCAACAAGTACATATGGTTTAAGCAATTTTTGACAACCAAGGTAACAATCACttgctatttatatatgtttgtggtTGAGAAGGATACGTATGATTACTGGTTTGCCATTTCGGAAGTCTATTCGTGGCCTATATTCATTTGGAAACAACCTCTTCCATTGGAAGGTGTTAACTCCACAATTTGTGAACTTTGCGAGCGATGTTGGGGTGCTGAATAACCGAAGACTTTAATTTTTATGCTATATGCAAATTGAAAATGAACTATGTATGATGTCAGTGTGTtcgaaatatttatgtatatgaaatgatgaattaagagaagagcaccacaatctacttattaagtttttggtttgtgtttcgaatttttgtatgatatacATTTAGACATCAGAtgatgaaatttaatttgaatacatttaaagtataaaaaaagagaatttaGCTAATAAGGTTATGGGTTTGATTGAATTTAGATAAATAGCAACAACCGGTAGACAGCGATGAAATGTCCGTTAGGTTAAAATTTAAACCAGTAGGGACAAATGGAATAgtggattgaattgatgtctaatttgatatgttttataTGTTATCTTAGAAGCTCACATTCCAGAGAACATAAAGttggaactgttaggatcggagcggcactaagagaggggggtgaattagtgcagcggtgaagtgcgataaacttttcacgatttaaacacttttcggaaacttcgttcgataaaagcaacgttttcgtttaaaaccgtttcgattgcgttttaacttgaagagatacgtaagatggagacaaagcagtatagcattaaagtgcaaatggtttgcagtaatataaatgacaataagtaaatgcaaaccagagattacgccgattttacagtggttcggtcaaatgacctacatccacttgcgaggcccctcttagttgaggctcccaccttccactagcaaatctcttgaaatggaagggtaaatacccctcttacaactctttacaagcggttcactctcttacagattttcgagaaggaatgaggtgaacactagcaaatcgaaagcaagactatctaagacttttctagggcctttctctcaaacacttgctgctcaaaaagttgtaatctcagctgagatttgaggggtatttataggcctcaagaggattcaaatttgggctccaaatttgaattctcgtggagttcccgatgctggcggtgccaccgcctgtcagtggcggtgccaccacctgctactgtcagacgttgacagtgctgggcggtgccaccgcccagctctcgggcactgggcagtgccaccgcctacagtgttttcagcccaactacagtgttttcagcccactagttgggcttcaatcttgcctcaaactagtccgaacttgggcccaattggcccctacttgggttataggattaacacctaatcctaaccctaattaacatgctaactacgaatttaaagacattttctaagctattacaaagtccgtaagtcaagacttcttccggcgaacttccgacggtcttccgataaactctcggaaaccattttgcggactcccagcaagctcctagacttaacgatttgatcttggcgagttcgaacgagcttcttcggtaagctccgatctttctcggtgagctccgcgaacttccaacgaaccttccggcgagcttccgaaaaacccttcggcaagtccctactcattctcggctagttccggcagcattcccgatgaaccttcggacttctatcgaactctcgaactcccaacgaatccttcgcgcttgactccagcactttgtttcgctttatgtcttcatcgttatcgtagttaatcctgcacacacaatccaaaactctactccgatctagacaattgttacaacgcgaattgacattctgttgcccggcacgtcattggttggcgcttcgtccgattcttcggtgcatcgtcctctcttgcggcctgttgcccaatcggtggttgacctccgcaaccctgatatccttggcgcaattccgctctccttggcatgatgcccgacgttcgaagccttctgccgtccaataacctgacgtgatctcctccggcgcaacgtcaattcctcctgcgtcaactgtctaatcctgatcgagtagacctgcatcactcaaaatgcagttaaacatctaaacacaatcaattagtttcatcatcaaaatccgagattcaacaatctccccctttttgatgatgacaactaattgatgactaacagagttaacctaaactccccagagttaacctaaactccccagagtttaaccaaactccccctatcaatatgccatattgatagaatcttgaattcaaactgaattcaagtcattgcaatattcatcatgaatacttgcaacacatcatcatgaacatatgcataaacttatgcatatcatgtcatcaacatacttctccccctttgtcatcaacaaaaaggagaagtaccacaatcaagtgtttgttatatgggttcaactcattacatgaaaaacataatatcaagttttatcatcatgtagttttgaagctagaaaactttagcaattattacatcatgcttagaacattcaagctatcaagttttagatatgcaagttttacagcatacaagatagcacttttggtaatgttcaagatagcaagttctagcaatattataacattttagaatatgcaagttagcagttttgagatgttcaagaaagcaactcttgcttcttgaaatatgcaaatttgtcaagttttgctaaatgtgcaagttagcatttttgccttttaagataggtaagatagcacatttgctctttttgagatagcaactttttgctctctttagactataagctagcaatttttacgatatgtaagtttcacaatatacaagctagcaaaaatgccaaactaacaagagataatattttacatgaggcaagcaaacaatttggcaaatgttacatttgcatcttctcttttgagaagtgcaatttttgctttcatcttgaattgtgcaagctagttagtttgcctcttttcatgatgtccacgtagaaattcttgctccccctttgtcattgtcaaaaagatgggaagacccttatattaattttcatattatgacaaaggtaagtattattcttatttgtgcatcattatatattcaaattaaaacatacacaatttcaaaaaccttattttttatgTACTATACCGAAaaacaaatcaatcatcattaataggcatatcatacatgatactcaaacattaaaatttttaagcatttatcaacacgttgatcatgataccaatcattcatcatttaaagaatttatgatacacatcatatgcaataaatacatcatgtacatcattatcataagtattacatacatcattttaactttatgaatatttcatcattgcatgcatcatgccaaaaacatttcaagccaagcaagccataaatacaaataaatcatatcttaaaggaattcaatatgaaaattcagcaagaatcacatgatacaatcgcaaagcatgatatcattgtgtgatatatgatgaaatgataatttatcatatcaatgaaagatatcaatcgtgaaacatgaaatgataagagtctca encodes:
- the LOC135628359 gene encoding polygalacturonase-like; this translates as MADGVYNVKDYGAAGDGKTDNTKVVEDSTDKELLHGLTTNAKRQMIANPYPCFVTNATIKSISSIDSKFFHIHVFESRNIIFDSIKISAPQDSPNTDGIHIAESTNIQVANSVIGTGDDCISIGPGCTNLTIFKVLCGPGHGISVGSLGRNAGEKDVIGLNVSNCNLTGTTNGLRIKTLQSSPSRLKATDFVFEHIIMNNVYNPIIINQNYCPSDNCPKKDPSLVKIKNIKYRNIVGTFLSPIAYNLVCSEVAPCEGVELSDISLKYNGNEKQPKNASICVHVYGSSNGNVKPDPCI